Proteins co-encoded in one Pirellulales bacterium genomic window:
- a CDS encoding trypsin-like serine protease: MESEQKPDPLLSAYGIADQLIGDRATKTSVPILVEIENQVRQHGTGTLFRIGDKSFLVTAAHVVTSADAGGHPLVFGRLEGGGVFVVEDVWTITRPDRPGEKDFRDIAIMQLGHGAVEFFANHDFVRLANVDPRMPNRGDLFCVYGFPNETSTPGEFKGQKGELRPIKLHTGLYEGSTADFETYRSSHHILLNARKSNICGDSGGQFDFPERLNGISGCGIWRTLSAASGYQAVDEPNLIAVQTVFYAKARVMRGTSWHTVLSLFQMQWPELLRAAAIWLPPRARGQ; this comes from the coding sequence ATGGAAAGCGAACAAAAACCAGATCCGCTTCTGTCAGCCTACGGGATCGCCGACCAATTGATCGGTGACCGTGCTACTAAGACATCCGTGCCCATTTTGGTTGAGATCGAGAATCAGGTGCGGCAACATGGCACTGGAACATTGTTCCGAATCGGCGACAAGTCCTTTCTCGTAACGGCCGCTCACGTCGTGACGTCAGCCGACGCTGGCGGCCACCCGCTAGTATTTGGAAGGCTCGAGGGCGGCGGTGTTTTTGTCGTGGAGGATGTGTGGACGATAACCCGTCCTGATCGTCCTGGGGAAAAAGACTTCCGCGATATCGCGATCATGCAACTTGGACACGGCGCTGTTGAGTTTTTCGCGAATCATGACTTTGTCCGGCTTGCGAATGTCGATCCAAGAATGCCGAACCGCGGCGATCTTTTCTGCGTTTATGGCTTCCCAAACGAGACCAGCACACCTGGCGAGTTCAAGGGCCAAAAAGGGGAGCTTCGCCCAATAAAGCTGCACACTGGGTTGTACGAAGGAAGTACTGCTGATTTTGAGACTTATCGTTCGTCACATCACATTCTGCTGAACGCCCGCAAGTCGAATATATGCGGTGACAGTGGTGGGCAATTTGATTTCCCTGAACGCCTGAACGGGATTAGCGGGTGCGGCATTTGGAGAACACTTTCAGCAGCGTCGGGATACCAGGCAGTTGACGAGCCAAACCTAATCGCCGTCCAGACGGTCTTCTATGCGAAAGCGCGGGTCATGCGCGGAACATCGTGGCACACTG